The Lacipirellula parvula genome window below encodes:
- a CDS encoding sensor histidine kinase translates to MRRAIYNEAESDLLGAAQLIAKDSSEANPGTVTIDRAYRHRFGPAPRDHAYFAIWSAQGAIVGASDPLPPHISRPIDLPPVDGPRPFSTREHKDELEVIIRGPNATQILVGRPLAKEGDRLRALLRNLLAAGGVVLAIGAFAAWRLANRIVRPIEQLTVAAEQISATRLDQRLELPLASSEIQRLVEVFNRMLSHLQSSFEQQVRFTADASHELRTPVTVILTQADHTLSRPRSNGEYAEALEACLRAARRMKRLVDDLLLLARADAGRLDAPHESCDLAEVARSTLEMLEPLARERDVRIESQLQPTFIEGDAAQLSQVVANLVTNAIDHSAAASQVFVSVYSRRQRAYLVVADAGEGVPVEYQPRLFERFYQGDKSRSRQLGQGAGLGLSIVAEIVSLHHGTVDLSSTPARGTTLTVELPLRAVETPVPTPKAD, encoded by the coding sequence CAGGGCCATCTACAACGAAGCCGAGTCTGATCTGTTGGGAGCCGCCCAGCTGATTGCTAAAGATAGCAGCGAAGCGAACCCAGGAACGGTGACTATCGACCGCGCGTATCGACACCGGTTCGGTCCCGCTCCGCGAGATCACGCCTACTTCGCCATTTGGAGTGCTCAAGGTGCGATCGTGGGCGCCAGCGATCCGCTTCCGCCGCACATCTCACGGCCAATTGATCTGCCGCCGGTCGATGGCCCGCGCCCCTTCTCGACCCGCGAGCACAAGGATGAGCTGGAAGTGATTATCCGCGGTCCAAATGCAACGCAGATTCTGGTCGGCCGACCGCTGGCGAAGGAGGGAGATCGGCTGCGAGCACTACTTCGCAATCTCTTAGCTGCTGGCGGCGTCGTCCTCGCGATCGGGGCCTTCGCAGCTTGGAGGCTCGCCAACCGTATCGTGCGGCCTATCGAGCAATTGACCGTGGCCGCGGAACAGATTTCGGCCACTCGGCTCGACCAGCGGCTCGAACTTCCGTTGGCTTCCTCAGAAATCCAACGCCTCGTCGAGGTGTTCAATCGTATGCTAAGCCACTTGCAGTCGTCATTCGAGCAGCAGGTACGCTTTACGGCGGACGCTTCTCACGAACTCCGGACCCCGGTCACGGTCATCCTGACGCAAGCGGACCACACACTGTCGCGACCTCGATCTAACGGCGAGTACGCGGAGGCTTTAGAAGCATGCCTTCGAGCCGCGCGGCGGATGAAACGATTGGTTGACGATCTGCTCCTGCTTGCTCGTGCGGACGCCGGACGCCTAGATGCTCCGCATGAATCGTGCGATCTTGCAGAAGTCGCACGCTCGACGCTGGAAATGCTGGAACCGCTCGCCCGTGAACGCGATGTGCGGATCGAATCGCAGTTGCAGCCCACGTTCATCGAGGGCGACGCTGCGCAGCTATCGCAGGTCGTCGCCAATCTCGTCACCAATGCGATCGATCATAGTGCTGCTGCTTCACAGGTGTTCGTTTCCGTCTACTCGCGTCGGCAACGCGCCTACCTTGTCGTCGCTGACGCTGGAGAGGGCGTTCCGGTTGAGTATCAGCCTCGGCTCTTCGAACGATTCTACCAGGGCGACAAATCACGCTCGCGTCAACTAGGACAGGGTGCTGGTCTGGGTTTAAGCATTGTCGCTGAGATTGTTTCCCTGCATCACGGCACAGTGGATTTGTCGTCCACTCCCGCGCGAGGAACGACGTTGACGGTAGAGCTGCCGCTCCGAGCAGTTGAGACCCCAGTTCCTACACCCAAGGCTGATTAA
- a CDS encoding DMT family protein codes for MPVALQTIALLIISNVFMTFAWYGHLKSMNNKAWYVAAIVSWGGALFEYLFQVPANRIGHTTMSVGQLKIVQEVITLSVFVPFAMLYMKEPIKLDYAWAGLCLCGAVYFVFRS; via the coding sequence ATGCCGGTCGCACTTCAGACAATTGCTCTACTCATCATCTCGAACGTCTTCATGACATTCGCTTGGTATGGGCATCTCAAGTCGATGAATAATAAGGCATGGTACGTCGCCGCCATCGTCAGCTGGGGAGGGGCGCTTTTCGAGTATCTATTCCAAGTGCCGGCCAACCGCATTGGTCACACGACGATGAGCGTCGGGCAGTTAAAGATCGTGCAGGAAGTCATCACGCTATCCGTGTTCGTTCCGTTTGCCATGCTCTACATGAAGGAGCCTATCAAACTTGACTACGCATGGGCCGGGTTGTGCTTGTGCGGAGCCGTCTATTTCGTCTTCCGAAGCTAA
- a CDS encoding MFS transporter — MTISPAQSNDQLDENSVPVSRQSRFALDALTFFLADVQDGLGPYLAIYLTSVRRWTPSDVGIAMASVVIGTLLAQLPAGAFIDVTRRKRFAVSVAAGVVATCCIVMISCPQLPVIVIAQTLIGAAAAILPPAVAGISLGLVGRRRFARRTGRNEAFNHAGNVAAAILAGALGTYLGYATIFYLVAGMAVASGISAMLIRESEIDHERARESVSLPSATRESLIWNGRLLRFLVAIFLFHFANAAMLPLVGQKVSIGRDDSAAALMSACIIAAQIVMVPVALAAAWGANRWSPKAVFVIAFAVLPIRGLLYTYSANSTFLVTVQLLDGIGAGIYGVVGVLMVADLAKGTGRFNTALAAMALVAGLGSASSNVTAGLIADSLGYNAAFISLSIVAGLGLVWFYFAVRNPSDLLGGSHLASQCRDRTQSLV; from the coding sequence ATGACGATTTCACCCGCCCAATCCAACGATCAGTTGGACGAGAACTCTGTCCCCGTGAGTCGGCAGAGCCGCTTCGCACTTGATGCGCTAACGTTCTTCCTCGCCGACGTGCAGGACGGCCTGGGACCGTACCTGGCGATCTATCTCACAAGCGTACGGCGATGGACTCCCTCGGACGTGGGAATCGCCATGGCTTCGGTGGTGATCGGTACGCTGCTTGCGCAATTACCCGCTGGAGCGTTCATTGACGTTACCCGTCGCAAACGCTTCGCAGTCTCGGTGGCTGCGGGCGTCGTCGCGACATGTTGCATCGTCATGATTAGCTGCCCTCAGTTGCCCGTGATCGTCATCGCTCAGACGCTCATCGGCGCAGCGGCGGCGATCCTTCCGCCAGCTGTCGCTGGCATCAGCCTTGGACTTGTGGGGCGACGGCGCTTCGCACGTCGAACCGGCCGGAACGAGGCGTTCAATCACGCGGGCAACGTTGCCGCTGCCATTCTCGCAGGTGCACTGGGAACTTACCTCGGGTATGCAACAATCTTTTATCTCGTCGCTGGAATGGCCGTGGCGAGCGGGATCTCCGCCATGTTGATTCGCGAAAGTGAAATTGATCACGAGCGGGCGCGCGAATCGGTGAGCCTACCGTCAGCTACGAGGGAATCGTTGATCTGGAATGGTCGTTTGCTTCGCTTTCTGGTGGCGATATTTCTGTTTCACTTCGCTAATGCGGCCATGCTTCCCCTTGTGGGACAGAAGGTATCCATCGGTCGAGACGATTCGGCCGCGGCGCTCATGTCCGCGTGCATTATCGCGGCCCAGATCGTCATGGTCCCCGTGGCCCTAGCCGCCGCATGGGGGGCAAATCGGTGGAGTCCGAAAGCAGTATTCGTCATTGCCTTTGCCGTCCTCCCGATTCGAGGGCTGCTCTACACCTACTCTGCGAATTCAACATTCTTGGTGACAGTGCAACTGCTGGATGGAATCGGCGCAGGCATTTACGGGGTCGTTGGAGTGCTAATGGTGGCAGATTTGGCGAAGGGGACGGGGCGGTTTAACACGGCACTAGCGGCAATGGCGCTTGTGGCTGGTCTTGGCTCGGCGTCTAGCAACGTCACCGCTGGCCTTATTGCCGATTCGCTCGGATACAACGCTGCCTTTATCTCGCTATCAATCGTTGCAGGATTAGGGCTCGTATGGTTCTACTTCGCAGTTCGGAATCCGTCTGATTTACTGGGTGGTAGCCACCTTGCATCGCAGTGCAGGGACCGTACTCAATCACTCGTATAG